A window of the Tripterygium wilfordii isolate XIE 37 chromosome 12, ASM1340144v1, whole genome shotgun sequence genome harbors these coding sequences:
- the LOC120010476 gene encoding uncharacterized protein LOC120010476, which yields MDTKSSSGNVISCVLTLTVIFLAIYAAAAKEGPYEYMKISLRWPKSYCNTKEILIRHIHCYKPILKYFTIHGFWPTYTPDTTVPSFLKNSGCTNATPKMPDAITQICISVMYQSM from the exons ATGGATACCAAATCTTCATCCGGCAATGTCATCTCTTGTGTCCTTACTCTTACAGTCATATTTCTTGCAATCTATGCAGCAGCAGCAAAAGAAGGTCCTTATGAGTACATGAAAATTAGCCTCCGATGGCCAAAATCTTATTGCAACACAAAAGAGATTCTCATAAGACACATTCATTGTTATAAGCCAATCTTAAAATATTTTACCATTCATGGGTTTTGGCCAACGTATACACCGGACACTACTGTTCCTTCTTTTCTGAAAAATAGCGGATGCACTAACGCGACGCCAAAAATGCCAGATGCTATTACT CAAATTTGCATCTCAGTAATGTACCAATCTATGTGA
- the LOC120011477 gene encoding extracellular ribonuclease LE-like codes for MIEYWPDVAYYHDDSANLDFSKYQWEQHGMCFDNPDNPLHYFKTALRFIKQHDLRGILKGAKIYPNNSKYRGYDIKDAITEALGARPTICCNEDRYGTVQLHEIWVCLHRNGTTRPCQHIFSNCPKAWVRPIKFAAPTNEA; via the exons ATGATTGAATATTGGCCAGATGTGGCCTACTATCATGACGACTCAGCAAATTTAGACTTCTCGAAGTATCAATGGGAGCAGCATGGGATGTGCTTCGACAACCCTGACAATCCCTTACATTATTTCAAAACTGCATTACGCTTCATAAAACAACATGATCTCCGGGGAATTCTCAAAGGCG CAAAGATCTATCCAAATAATAGTAAATATCGTGGATATGACATTAAAGATGCCATTACTGAAGCCTTAGGAGCACGACCTACAATTTGTTGCAATGAAGATAGGTATGGAACTGTACAATTGCACGAGATTTGGGTTTGTCTCCATAGGAATGGCACCACAAGACCGTGCCAGCATATTTTTTCTAATTGCCCAAAGGCATGGGTAAGACCCATCAAGTTCGCTGCTCCGACTAATGAAGCTTGA
- the LOC120010477 gene encoding uncharacterized protein LOC120010477, translating to MTTLISGAGAAYNKNNAWLQLNLLNVLVEHSIAESNHALGFGQHTDAAHTQPSSSMHDVDNTEPRDDSAVVAVDESVTNLTRDRSSRINYVCMQKSFKLVFSVFFLHSIGLSYSVPTGAAPSGIRGIGSSMCTRSGRPYLASTMSAQVNDEALLELSQQIQALGDQFQTSIQKVSQWLDLLSVGGSDKPSTSHAGPGNTSAAGGSRLTSLEEHTPSSHRNTGRTGSYYLDTTFQQRRTDPADDVKRLIRVDVQEFWGDLNPTTFHDWLISVEDYFRWYKMPNECKVDYAIMKLKGSARMWWLNIEEQALRLGRPTISEWAEMKFRLKEKYMPTDYVDAMLRELWGFKQGSTSVTLYTAHWQELTIRSQIIEPERQAIARYIAGLREDIQHELLSLSPPSVDAAYQAALRMEAHLARQKRPWVFPASSSPPPARGNGVNSGFSTNGSTPFTGQLAPCTAAPAEGRRRTSDASAGSCFHCGGKGHFAVVCPHKSTKLGLICEGDSTSLDNLAEVPIVEPEISVTEEETLEASQLPSCVIQPLLLGAASVLDKGSWLRTSIFRTRFEVGTKALDTVIDNGSGMNAIASGVVDKLGLVKEPHPHPYQVSWVDSTTKPVDSRCRVRFSLGPTYVDEAWCDIIPMSVCQLLLGRPWLFDRRALYDGFHNSYSFIFNGRRITLSPLRLVPTTKTDVLTISHLSEIPQDVPALFLLLAKPCQPSSEFANSTTSATLQNLLTEFQDLMPEDLPNNLPPLREVQHVIDLISGSSLPNLPAYRLTPNEHSEMQRQISQLLSKGFIRESLSPCAVPTLLIPKRDGSWRLCVDSRAINRITVKYRFPIPNLDDILDQLSGASIFSKMDLRSGYHQVRIKPGDEWKTAFRTKDGLFEWLVMPFGLTNAPSTFMRIMTQTFKPFMGKFLVVYFDDLLIYSHNEEEHFCHLRVVFETLRCHSFFIHKKKCSFLQTRINFLGFVISQEGLEVDPDKTTAISSWPTPTSFTEARSFHGLASFYRRFIRNFSAITAPITDCLKGRSFKWTSAAARAFDLIKNKLTSAPVLHLADFTKPFEVACDASIMGIGGVLSQEGHPVAFYSEKLSDIRKRHKQARWVDFIQQFTFVLKHKSGIENKVADALSRRVHLLTTFSVSSTGFESIREHYASDPDFATIWADLTNVVPKDTSSSLFVLQDGYLFKTNRLCLPQGSFREFVLTELHAGGLAGHLGRDKTIALVADRFFWPQLRRDVTRLIQRCRVCQLQKGTRTNSGLYTPLPIPQRPWDDICMDFILGLPRTIRHHDSILVVVDRFSKMAHFLPCARTFDASHVAALFFTEVVRLHGLPKSITTDRDVKFMSYFWKTLWMKLGTKLQYSSAFHPQTDGQTEVTNRSVGNLLRCLVVDHVTSWDLILPQAEFVFNNSINRSTGSSPFEIVAGIKPRTPIDLLPLPSFQQPSGEALEFASHIHQIHADVKRRLAISNEAYSTSANAHRRHVEFQPGDLVFIRVNPARFPSGSIHKLHSRRAGPFAVLKRLGTNAYLINLPPDLRFSPIFNVVDLTACHEDFPSSQSSDANEPPTVNPTIPTNDHHTLPTAVLPPPVQSTALNDSPYVIIQRDFVPTRRGGYWRYLVLFRNRPISDGVWLTESHLRHFYPELLQQYLQIYSTESSSAQAEVVDATHTQPSSSMHDVDNTEPRDDSAVVVVDESVTNLTRDRSSRINYVCMQKSFKLVFSVFFLHSIGLSYSVPTGAAPHTISLG from the exons ATGACAACTTTGATTAGCGGTGCGGGTGCCGCGTACAATAAAAACAATGCGTGG CTTCAATTAAATCTTCTCAACGTATTGGTGGAGCATAGCATAGCAGAGTCGA ATCATGCGCTAGGTTTTGGTCAACATACTGATGCAGCACACACCCAACCAAGCTCTAGCATGCATGACGTGGACAACACTGAACCAAGGGATGATTCTG CCGTTGTGGCAGTTGATGAATCAGTAACAAATCTCACGAGAGATCGTAGTAGCAGAATTAATTATGTTTGTATGCAAAAATCCTTTAAG CTTGTATTCAGTGTCTTCTTTCTTCACTCAATTGGTTTGAGTTATTCAGTTCCTACGGGGGCTGCACCAAGTGGTATCAGAGGAATCGGATCCTCTATGTGCACTCGGAGTGGTCGGCCTTATTTGGCTTCCACCATGTCTGCTCAAGTCAACGACGAGGCTCTCCTGGAGCTTAGCCAGCAAATTCAAGCTTTAGGAGACCAATTCCAAACTTCAATCCAAAAGGTTTCGCAATGGCTCGATTTGCTGTCTGTCGGTGGGAGTGACAAACCTTCCACTTCACATGCGGGCCCTGGCAATACCTCTGCTGCAGGAGGCAGCCGCCTCACCTCTCTGGAAGAGCATACTCCCTCTTCCCATCGCAATACCGGCCGGACTGGTTCATACTACTTGGACACCACGTTCCAGCAGCGTCGAACTGACCCGGCAGACGATGTTAAGCGTCTCATCCGTGTGGACGTCCAAGAATTCTGGGGCGACCTTAACCCTACTACCTTTCACGACTGGCTTATCTCGGTTGAGGATTATTTTCGTTGGTACAAAATGCCTAATGAATGCAAGGTCGATTATGCAATCATGAAATTAAAGGGGAGCGCTCGTATGTGGTGGCTGAATATAGAGGAACAAGCTTTGCGTTTGGGACGGCCAACAATTTCTGAATGGGCTGAGATGAAATTTCGTCTCAAGGAGAAATATATGCCTACCGACTATGTTGATGCAATGCTACGTGAACTCTGGGGTTTCAAGCAGGGGTCCACTTCCGTTACTCTGTACACAGCCCATTGGCAAGAGCTCACCATTCGAAGCCAAATCATCGAGCCAGAAAGACAGGCAATCGCGCGCTATATTGCTGGCCTGCGTGAGGATATCCAACATGAACTTTTATCTCTGTCACCACCATCTGTTGATGCTGCCTATCAGGCCGCTCTTCGCATGGAAGCACACCTTGCTCGCCAGAAAAGGCCATGGGTGTTTCCCGCTTCATCATCCCCTCCGCCAGCCCGAGGTAATGGTGTCAATTCTGGTTTTTCTACTAATGGCTCTACACCTTTTACAGGCCAGTTAGCCCCGTGCACCGCCGCTCCAGCTGAAGGTCGCCGACGAACAAGTGACGCCAGTGCTGGTAGTTGTTTTCATTGTGGAGGGAAAGGTCACTTTGCTGTGGTTTGTCCCCACAAATCTACTAAATTAGGCCTAATCTGTGAAGGCGATTCCACATCCCTAGATAATTTGGCCGAGGTTCCCATCGTGGAACCTGAAATCTCTGTCACGGAGGAGGAAACATTAGAGGCCTCCCAGCTACCTAGTTGTGTTATTCAGCCCCTTCTCCTGGGGGCAGCTTCTGTTTTAGACAAAGGTTCTTGGCTACGCACATCTATTTTTCGTACTCGGTTTGAAGTTGGCACCAAGGCTCTTGATACGGTGATTGACAATGGAAGTGGCATGAATGCCATTGCAAGTGGGGTTGTGGATAAATTGGGTCTTGTCAAGGAACCCCATCCCCATCCTTATCAAGTTAGCTGGGTGGACTCTACCACCAAACCGGTGGACTCTCGTTGCCGTGTACGTTTTTCTTTGGGTCCAACTTATGTGGATGAGGCCTGGTGTGATATCATTCCTATGTCGGTGTGCCAACTCCTCCTTGGGCGGCCGTGGTTATTTGATAGAAGGGCGTTGTATGACGGCTTTCACAATTCTTATTCGTTTATCTTCAACGGACGACGCATCACCTTGAGTCCGCTACGACTGGTACCCACGACAAAGACAGATGTTCTCACTATTTCGCATCTCTCAGAGATTCCTCAGGATGTTCCTGCTCTATTTCTTCTGTTGGCCAAACCATGTCAACCTTCTTCTGAATTCGCTAATTCCACGACATCTGCAACTCTTCAGAACCTTCTTACTGAGTTTCAGGACCTCATGCCTGAGGATCTTCCAAACAACCTTCCGCCTTTACGTGAAGTGCAACATGTTATTGATTTAATTTCAGGCTCGTCCTTGCCTAATCTTCCAGCATATCGACTCACCCCAAATGAACACTCAGAGATGCAACGCCAGATATCACAACTGTTGTCAAAGGGTTTCATTCGTGAAAGCCTATCTCCTTGTGCTGTGCCAACTTTACTTATTCCCAAGCGCGATGGATCTTGGCGTCTTTGTGTCGACAGCCGAGCGATCAACCGCATCACTGTCAAATATCGTTTTCCCATACCCAACTTGGATGATATACTAGACCAATTATCCGGTGCTTCTATCTTCTCTAAGATGGATCTACGCAGCGGTTACCATCAAGTTCGAATTAAACCGGGTGATGAATGGAAGACTGCCTTCCGCACAAAGGATGGGCTGTTTGAATGGCTGGTTATGCCTTTCGGTTTGACTAATGCACCTAGCACTTTCATGCGCATTATGACACAAACTTTCAAACCCTTTATGGGAAAATTTCTTGTGGTTTATTTTGACGATTTGTTGATTTACAGCCACAATGAGGAAGAACATTTTTGCCATCTACGTGTGGTGTTTGAGACTCTGCGATGTCATTctttttttattcataaaaaGAAATGTTCGTTCCTCCAAACTCGGATTAACTttcttggttttgttatttCTCAGGAAGGACTTGAGGTGGACCCCGATAAAACCACGGCTATCTCATCTTGGCCTACGCCCACGTCCTTCACTGAAGCTAGGAGCTTCCATGGCTTAGCCTCATTTTATCGACGTTTCATCCGTAATTTTAGTGCCATCACAGCTCCTATTACAGACTGCCTTAAAGGAAGATCTTTCAAATGGACTTCAGCGGCCGCACGAGCGTTTGACCTTATCAAGAACAAACTCACATCAGCTCCTGTTCTTCATTTGGCCGACTTCACAAAGCCCTTTGAAGTTGCATGTGATGCCTCCATTATGGGCATTGGGGGGGTTCTCAGCCAAGAGGGCCATCCCGTGGCTTTTTACAGTGAAAAGTTGTCGGACATTCGAAAACG TCATAAACAGGCTAGGTGGGTTGATTTCATTCAACAATTCACATTTGTGTTAAAGCATAAATCGGGTATCGAAAATAAGGTTGCTGACGCTTTGAGTAGGCGTGTGCATCTCTTGACTACTTTTTCTGTTTCCTCTACTGGTTTTGAATCGATTCGTGAGCACTATGCCTCCGATCCCGACTTTGCTACAATCTGGGCAGATCTCACTAATGTTGTGCCCAAGGACACATCTAGctctctttttgttttgcaGGATGGCTATCTTTTCAAGACCAATCGTCTTTGCCTTCCTCAAGGCTCTTTTCGCGAGTTTGTGCTCACGGAACTTCATGCCGGAGGGTTGGCAGGTCACTTAGGACGTGACAAGACCATAGCACTAGTGGCTGATCGTTTCTTTTGGCCGCAGCTCCGACGGGATGTTACTCGTTTGATCCAACGATGTCGTGTGTGTCAACTACAAAAGGGAACCAGGACAAACAGTGGGCTCTACACTCCTCTACCTATTCCCCAACGGCCATGGGATGATATTTGCATGGACTTTATTCTTGGGTTGCCTCGTACGATCCGCCATCATGATTCCATATTAGTTGTGGTTGATCGTTTCTCCAAGATGGCCCACTTCTTACCATGTGCGCGAACGTTTGACGCTTCGCATGTTGCCGCCCTCTTCTTTACTGAGGTAGTCCGTCTTCACGGCCTGCCCAAGTCTATCACCACTGATAGAGATGTCAAGTTCATGTCCTACTTCTGGAAAACCCTTTGGATGAAGTTGGGCACTAAGCTTCAATACTCCAGTGCTTTCCATCCCCAAACGGATGGCCAAACGGAGGTCACTAATCGTAGTGTCGGTAATCTCCTTCGATGCTTGGTGGTCGATCATGTTACCTCCTGGGATTTAATTCTTCCACAAGCTgaatttgtttttaataattCTATTAATCGATCTACGGGTAGTTCTCCTTTTGAAATTGTTGCAGGGATTAAGCCTAGGACTCCCATTGACCTGCTGCCTTTGCCTTCTTTTCAACAACCCAGCggtgaggctttggaattcGCGTCTCATATCCACCAGATTCATGCCGACGTCAAACGAAGATTAGCCATCAGCAATGAGGCTTACAGTACTTCGGCAAATGCACATCGTCGCCATGTGGAATTCCAGCCGGGTGATCTGGTGTTCATTCGTGTCAACCCAGCTCGCTTTCCTTCCGGTTCAATTCACAAGCTTCATTCTCGTCGGGCAGGGCCTTTTGCTGTTCTCAAACGACTTGGCACAAATGCTTACCTCATTAATTTACCTCCTGACCTTCGTTTCAGCCCTATCTTCAATGTGGTTGACCTTACCGCTTGTCATGAAGACTTCCCCAGTTCCCAGTCTAGTGATGCCAATGAACCCCCCACTGTCAATCCGACCATTCCAACCAACGATCACCACACATTACCTACTGCAGTTCTGCCTCCTCCTGTCCAATCCACTGCTCTAAATGACTCACCTTATGTGATTATACAGCGTGACTTTGTCCCCACTCGGCGTGGGGGTTATTGGCGATACCTTGTCCTGTTTCGTAATCGTCCGATTTCTGATGGCGTATGGCTTACTGAGTCCCATCTTCGCCACTTTTATCCCGAACTCCTCCAGCAATACCTTCAGATATACTCGACGGAGTCGAGTTCTGCGCAGGCCGAGGTAGTTGATGCAACACACACCCAACCAAGCTCTAGCATGCATGACGTGGACAACACTGAACCAAGGGATGATTCTG CCGTTGTGGTAGTTGATGAATCAGTAACAAATCTCACGAGAGATCGTAGTAGCAGAATTAATTATGTTTGTATGCAAAAATCCTTTAAG CTTGTATTCAGTGTCTTCTTTCTTCACTCAATTGGTTTGAGTTATTCAGTTCCTACGGGGGCTGCACCACATACCATATCGTTGGGTTGA
- the LOC120011394 gene encoding uncharacterized protein LOC120011394, with the protein MEVTLRRRNACVIRTIHSDFGFAVVALEIALVFLCCNAGIQEYFPHWEVPGKGSEHIVSHSCIHDQIVEQRRRPGYKVHSVTPQIYERSSSEPLHRKGRALLGVTKIPVKQKGAKQPIRIYLNYDAVGHSPDRDCRKVGDIVKLGEPPQISMPGVPSCNLHGDPPILSDCWYNCTLDDISGEDKRQRLRKALGQTADWFRRALAVEPVKGNLRLSGYSACGQDGGVQLPREYVEEGVAAADLVLLVTTRPTTGNTLAWAVACERDQWGRAIAGHVNVAPRHLTAEAETLLSATLIHEVMHVLGFDPHAFAHFRDERKRRRSQVTEQVMDETLGRIVTRVVLPHVIMHSRHHYGAFAENFTGLELEDGGGRGTSGSHWEKRLLMNEIMTGSVDTRSVVSKMTLALLEDSGWYKANYSVADRLDWGCNQGTDFVTSPCNQWKGAYHCNTTQLSGCTYNREAEGYCPIVSYSGDLPQWARYFPQANKGGQSSLADYCTYFVAYSDGSCTDTNSARAPDRMLGEVRGSNSRCMSSSLVRTGFVRGSMAQGNGCYQHRCLNNSLEVAVDGIWKVCPDVGGPVRFPGFNGELICPAYHELCRTSPVSVSGCPNSCNFYGDCVNGRCHCFLGFHGHDCSKRSCPGNCNRHGKCLPSGICECNSGHAGVDCSTAVCDEQCSLHGGVCDNGVCEFRCSDYAGYTCQNSSMLISSLSICKNVLERDISGQHCAPSEPSILQQLEEVVVMPNYHRLFPGGAQKLFNILGGSKYCDTAAKRLACWISIQKCDKDGDDRLRVCHSACQSYNLACGASLDCSDQTLFSSKEEGEGQCTGFGEIKLSWFYRWRSLF; encoded by the exons ATGGAGGTTACACTTCGGCGCCGTAATGCATGTGTCATTCGGACGATCCACAGTGACTTCGGATTTGCTGTAGTTGCTCTCGAG ATTGCACTGGTATTTTTGTGCTGCAATGCAGGAATTCAAGAGTACTTTCCGCATTGGGAAGTCCCTGGAAAGGGAAGTGAACACATTGTGTCACATTCATGCATCCATGATCAGATAGTCGAACAGAGGAGGCGACCTGGTTACAAGGTGCATTCTGTTACCCCGCAGATTTATGAGAGGTCTAGTTCAGAACCACTTCACCGAAAAGGACGGGCACTGCTAGGGGTAACTAAAATTCCAGTGAAGCAAAAGGGTGCAAAGCAGCCTATCAGAATATACTTAAATTATGATGCAGTAGGCCATTCGCCTGATAGAGATTGTAGAAAAGTCGGTGATATTGTAAAG CTTGGAGAGCCTCCTCAAATTTCTATGCCTGGCGTTCCTTCTTGCAATCTTCATGGTGATCCTCCAATTCTTAGTGACTGCTGGTATAATTGCACTCTGGATGATATATCCGGGGAAGATAAAAGACAGCGCCTTCGCAAG GCTCTGGGGCAAACAGCAGACTGGTTTAGGAGAGCTTTAGCTGTTGAGCCTGTTAAAGGGAACCTGCGGTTAAGTGGATATTCTGCTTGTGGACAAGATGGAGGTGTGCAACTTCCACGTGAATATGTTGAAG AGGGTGTTGCTGCTGCGGATTTAGTGCTTTTGGTGACTACAAGACCTACCACAGGGAACACTCTTGCTTGGGCAGTGGCTTGTGAACGTGATCAATGGGGCAGGGCAATTGCTG GGCATGTTAATGTTGCCCCTCGCCATTTGACAGCTGAAGCGGAGACTTTACTCTCAGCTACTCTCATTCATGAG GTTATGCATGTTCTTGGGTTTGATCCCCATGCCTTTGCCCATTTTAGAGATGAGAGAAAAAGAAGGCGTAGTCAG GTGACTGAACAAGTTATGGATGAAACGCTTGGCCGGATTGTTACTCGTGTGGTACTTCCCCATGTTATTATGCACTCCCGACATCATTATGGG GCATTCGCGGAAAATTTTACTGGTTTAGAGTTAGAAGATGGTGGAGGTCGTGGAACATcag GTTCTCATTGGGAAAAAAGGCTTCTGATGAATGAAATCATGACGGGGTCAGTGGATACCCGATCAGTAGTTTCCAAAATGACCTTGGCTTTGTTGGAGGATAGTGGATGGTACAAAGCAAACTATAGCGTGGCCGACCGTCTTGATTGGGGTTGCAACCAAGGAACTGACTTTGTCACATCTCCTTGCAATCAATGGAAGGGGGCATACCATTGCAACACAACCCAATTGTCAGGATGTACATATAACAGGGAGGCAGAGGGCTACTGCCCTATTGTAAGTTACAGTGGGGATCTCCCTCAGTGGGCACGTTATTTCCCACAGGCTAATAAAG GCGGACAATCCTCATTGGCTGATTATTGCACATACTTTGTTGCCTACTCTGATGGATCCTGCACAGACACTAACAGTGCACGGGCCCCTGACAGAATGTTGGGTGAAGTTCGTGGGAGCAACTCAAG GTGTATGTCCTCATCATTAGTACGTACTGGGTTTGTACGTGGCTCTATGGCCCAAGGAAATGGTTGTTATCAGCACAGATGTTTAAATAACTCATTGGAG GTTGCTGTGGATGGTATTTGGAAAGTATGTCCTGACGTTGGCGGGCCTGTTCGGTTCCCTGGATTTAATG GTGAACTCATTTGCCCTGCATACCATGAACTCTGTAGAACAAGCCCTGTTTCTGTATCTGGATGCCCTAACTCATGTAATTTCTATGGGGACTGTGTTAATGGAAGGTGTCATTGCTTTTTAGGGTTCCATGGACATGATTGCAGTAAAC GATCTTGCCCTGGAAACTGTAACAGGCATGGAAAATGCCTTCCAAGTGGGATTTGTGAATGTAATAGTGGACATGCTGGTGTTGATTGCTCGACAG CTGTTTGTGACGAGCAATGCAGTCTTCATGGAGGGGTCTGCGACAATGGAGTTTGTGAATTCCGATGCTCAGACTATGCTGGTTATACATGTCAAAACAGCTCCATGCTTATTTCTAGCCTTTCAATTTGTAAAAATGTGTTGGAGCGTGATATCTCTGGGCAACACTGTGCACCTAGTGAACCAAGTATACTTCAGCAGCTAGAAGAAGTTGTTGTCATGCCCAACTACCATCGTTTGTTCCCAGGCGGTGctcaaaaattatttaatatccTTGGGGGCAGCAAATATTGTGACACTGCTGCTAAGAGACTGGCTTGTTGG ATCTCTATACAAAAGTGTGACAAGGATGGTGACGACAGGCTTCGAGTATGCCATTCAGCATGTCAATCGTATAATTTAGCTTGTGGAGCCTCACTCGACTGCTCAGACCAAACCCTATTCAGCAGTAAGGAGGAAGGTGAAGGTCAATGCACAGGCTTCGGTGAGATAAAGTTATCATGGTTTTATCGCTGGCGTAGTTTATTTTAG